GGCACTGCTCATAGGTGTTTGCATTGAGTAGTGATCGTTTAAGACTGAAACCCATGTCAAGATTTCCGTGCTCTATCCCATTAACGATCAGTTCGTATATGGCTTCCACCACGTGCAGTGGACGCGGAAAATACCGAGCTAGTTGAATGGCGATGGCGGGTGCTTCGGCGATTGTTCTTGCTTCAAAGGTTAAGAGCTGTGGGGGCATGATGTCGGCTTTGCCGGTAAGCGCTTCTGTAAAGGTTCGGCGGCGTAAGGCGCGCTTGCCAGCTTCGGCAAAATAGGGAGTAAGCTGCTCTTGTAAAAACGGCTTCCTGATGAGATAGTCAGGCTGCGATTCAAGGATTTCATCAATCTCAAACCAGGCGGTCTTGCCCGTTTGGACAATGATGTCAACATGCGAGAATTGCGGTGTTTTACGAAGCTCCTGACAAAATTCCAACCCAGTCATACGTGGCATCATGCGGTCCATAAAAATAATATCAACATCCGTTGGGTGTTCCATCAGATGATCCAAAGCGGAGCGTCCTTCGGTGAATTCTCGAATATGCTCAAAGCCACAAGCCTTCTTGAGTAGCTGATGGGCGATATAACGGGTGTCGTCATCATCGTCTACAACCATGATATTGAGATCTGCAAATGAACGATTGGCTACCATAATGACTCCTTTTCTTATCTCTTCTCTAACAGGAAGCAGTTAACTATTTAATCACAAATTTGCAATATATACAATAGCATTTTGACGTTTGGGTGAATTTTCTCTATCAGGCCTTCATTTTATTGAGCTTGATTGTAACAGAATAAGGATTGTAATGCTGGGGTAGAGCGACTTATTAACCAGGTTTTAAGGAAACTTATTGTTGTTAAACAAAAGGCTCATGCCATGAAATGGTTGAATTACATGCGGTTTCACTGTATGATCACCCACGGAATTTTCATTATTTGGTTCAATTAAGCTAGGTATCTTTCGTGTCCTTTTCATTTAAAAAACGCCGTCATCACATTTTCACCAGTGAGTCGGTTGCCGATGGCCATCCCGATAAAATTTGCGATCAAATTTCAGATGCCGTACTCGATACCTTTTTGGCGGCAGACCCTCAGTCCCGCTCTGCGGTTGAGGTGCTGGTAACCACTAACCAGGTTGTTATTGCCGGTGAGTCCAGGGGACCAGAGTCTGTTAATAAACAAGTCATTGAAGAAACTGCGCGCCGTGTCATCAAAGATATCGGCTACGAACAGGAAGGCTTCCATTGGCAAAAAGCAAAGGTGGATGTCTATGTGCATCAGCAATCAGCTGACATTGCCCAAGGCGTTGATGCTAGCGGCACCAAAGATGAAGGCGCGGGTGACCAGGGAATTATGTTTGGTTATGCTACCAACGAAATAAACACCAGCGGAAATATTTTTATGCCAGCAGCCATCCATTATTCGCATGATGTGCTGCGCCGCCTCCAGGTTGACCGCAAAGCTGGTAAATTGCCCTTGCTTGGTCCTGATGCTAAAAGCCAGGTCTCGCTTGAATATGTCGAGGGTAAACCGGTTCGCGCTAAAACCGTTTTGATTTCATCGCAACATGTCGAAGGTGTAACCCAACAACAAGTGCGTGATATGATCATTCCTTACATTGAAGCGTCGCTTCCAAAAGAATGGTTAGTCGGTACCGAATATATGATCAATCCAACCGGTAAATTTGTGATTGGCGGTCCTGATGGCGATACTGGTTTGACCGGACGGAAAATTATTGTTGATACCTACGGTGGCGCTGCGCCCCATGGTGGCGGTTGTTTTTCTGGAAAAGACCCTACCAAAGTCGATCGTTCCGCAGCGTATGCAGCGCGTTACCTGGCTAAAAATGTCGTGGCTTCGGGGCTTGCCGAAGAGTGTTTGATTCAATTATCCTATGCCATTGGCGTTGCTAAACCGGTGTCATTCTATCTGAGCACTCATGGTACTAGCAAAATCAGTGATGATCGTCTGGCAGAAGTGTTGAATGCGTTGATGGATCTTACCCCGCGTGGCATCCGTACCCATTTAAAGCTCAATCAACCTATCTATCAAAAGACGGCGTCTTACGGGCATTTTGGTCGTGACCCCGAAACAGAAGGTGGATTTACCTGGGAAAAAACCGATTTGGTCGATGCCTTGAGACAGGAATTCCATCTTAAATCAACCACTAGCAATCATCCTGCTAAAGCGTTAGTTGTTTAAGATTAGAATTTGATAATGCGTATGGAAAAACAACCGCCCAAATGGCTGTCTTCGTTTGGTCGAAGAAAAGGCAGGCCGCTGACTCCTGAACAAAAGGAAGTGATGGGTGGATTCTATTCATCCTTGGCCGTGCCTCCTGCGTTACCAGGACCATCGCTTGAAAATCCGTTTCATTGGTTTCAAACGCCGGTTAAGGATATCTGGTTTGAAATTGGTCTTGGCAAAGGTGAGCATATGCTCGGTCAGGCATATAATCATCCAGATATTGGATTTGTGGGATGCGAAACCTATGTGAATGGTATCTCTGCATTTTTAGTTTTGGTGGAGAAATTTAACTATCAGAATATCAGGGCTTCCAGTGATGATGCCCGGCTTATCCTTGAGCGGATTGAAAATGAGTCACTCGGTCGAGTGTTTATTCTATTCCCCGATCCCTGGCCCAAGAAGCGCCATGAAAAGCGACGGCTCATTCAGCATACGTTCCTGGATTTGCTGGCACAGAAAATGAAGCCTGGCGCTGAATTGCGTATTGCTACGGATCATCAGGAATATGCACAGTGGATTATTTTCCACATGACGACCCACACGGGATTTACCTGGATGGCTGAAAGTAAAAACGACTGGCTGACCCCTCCGTCAGACTGGATTCAAACGCGTTATCAACAAAAAGCCCATGAGCAGGGACGCGGGGCCATCTATTTGAGGTTTGCTCGCAAGATGAACTAGGGCGATTCTCCGTGCTGAGGAGAATCGCCAGAGCAGTTTATTTGTTTACAACAACGCTCTTATTGTTTGAGTCGCGGCTCACTAATTCAATGAATGATTGTGGAGATTTCTCTTTAATCGCTTGAAGTTTTTCTTCTGCCTGCGCAACGGAACTGCCTTTTGCCAGATACGCTGCATCAGAATGAATGGGAGTATAGGACTCAAGGAGTGAAGTCAAGAAGCTTTTGGCCTCCAGAAGGTCCGCTTTCCTCACGTCCAACTGCTCCAGCTCTTTATTAACAGCTTGGAGTTTCTCTGTTGCTGCCGAAAGTGCATCAGGGCATGCCTTATGTAGTCTGTTTTCTTGAATACGTTTAATTTGGTCCTCAGATTGTTTGAAGAACGCTGTATCCCATAGAGTGACCGCCTGTATTTTGTTCGAATGAAACCTACTATTTATCACCAAAACGGGATTGTTCGGTTGAGAAAAAATGGTTGGCTTCGACGTGGTGGTAGGAGGAAGCATCCTCTGCAAAGGTCTCAGTACTTGTTTCATAACTATTCCCATTTAAAAACATCGGTGACGGTATAATCGATCTGACTATAGGATTCAAGAATTTTATTTTTAATAATGTTTAACAATTGCGATGAAAAAGTTAGGTGATATTCTTCGACATTCGAAATGTCGGAGCGATTCTTATAATCATGGTGGTGGATTTTAACTAAATCCGGAGTAAGATGAGAGGGTAAAACAACTCATTTTATTGGCTGCAACCCCATGTTTGGCATTTCTTTTTCAGAATTTGGATTGATCGCCTTAGTTGCCATTATATTTATTGGTCCTAAGGAATTGCCTGGAGTTATCCGGGCTTTTCGCGTGTTTAAAGCTAAGTTAATAGCCGTACAGAGGGAATTTACCGATGGTTATCATGAGATGTTGAAAGATTTACACATTGATGACTTAAAGGAAGAAGTCACCAAAGTGAATTCCCACTTACATACGATTATCGATCTCGAAGGTAAAGAGCAAAAGGCCTACAATGTTGAGGACGTGTTTAAAGATCTCGCAACAACCAAAGCCACCCCAACCGCTTCAGCGCCGGATGCGCCTAAAGCTACCAGTGCTCATAAGGATGAAAATAACGAGTCCATATAAATATTAGCATAACGGCACATCGTATCATTCCCAAACCTGGTTTGGTTGATAAGACGCCAATGATGGGTGTCGTTAAGCGAAGGCAAACCTAGGTCAGTGACGGAAGGAAGACCGTCATTACCCATAATTAGTGGGCCATGAAACCAGATAATATCATCAACTAAACCCAGCTTCAAAAACGATGAAGCAACCAATGGACCGCCTTCAACCAGGAGATGATTAATGCCACGCTCGTTGGCTAATGTTTCAAGTAACGAAGGCAGGTCAACCTGAAGGGATGCGGTGGGGCGGGTGGAAATATAGTTCAGCTCGGTAAATGCTGCAAGTGAAGGGCTTGTTGCCCCTTCAACATGGGCAAGGATGGTGGGATATTGATCCGATGTTTGTATCGCATAGGCGCTTGCGGGCGTTTTCAAATGGCTGTCTA
This window of the Alphaproteobacteria bacterium genome carries:
- the trmB gene encoding tRNA (guanosine(46)-N7)-methyltransferase TrmB, translating into MEKQPPKWLSSFGRRKGRPLTPEQKEVMGGFYSSLAVPPALPGPSLENPFHWFQTPVKDIWFEIGLGKGEHMLGQAYNHPDIGFVGCETYVNGISAFLVLVEKFNYQNIRASSDDARLILERIENESLGRVFILFPDPWPKKRHEKRRLIQHTFLDLLAQKMKPGAELRIATDHQEYAQWIIFHMTTHTGFTWMAESKNDWLTPPSDWIQTRYQQKAHEQGRGAIYLRFARKMN
- a CDS encoding response regulator, giving the protein MVANRSFADLNIMVVDDDDDTRYIAHQLLKKACGFEHIREFTEGRSALDHLMEHPTDVDIIFMDRMMPRMTGLEFCQELRKTPQFSHVDIIVQTGKTAWFEIDEILESQPDYLIRKPFLQEQLTPYFAEAGKRALRRRTFTEALTGKADIMPPQLLTFEARTIAEAPAIAIQLARYFPRPLHVVEAIYELIVNGIEHGNLDMGFSLKRSLLNANTYEQCLRQKEQEAQHQHKTVTIHLHQANNTLFLTLQDQGNGFNHAPYHTLTRYLLVEPFGRGIIKAHRAFDTVEYQGAGNRVMCSYRCSSGSV
- a CDS encoding methionine adenosyltransferase, giving the protein MSFSFKKRRHHIFTSESVADGHPDKICDQISDAVLDTFLAADPQSRSAVEVLVTTNQVVIAGESRGPESVNKQVIEETARRVIKDIGYEQEGFHWQKAKVDVYVHQQSADIAQGVDASGTKDEGAGDQGIMFGYATNEINTSGNIFMPAAIHYSHDVLRRLQVDRKAGKLPLLGPDAKSQVSLEYVEGKPVRAKTVLISSQHVEGVTQQQVRDMIIPYIEASLPKEWLVGTEYMINPTGKFVIGGPDGDTGLTGRKIIVDTYGGAAPHGGGCFSGKDPTKVDRSAAYAARYLAKNVVASGLAEECLIQLSYAIGVAKPVSFYLSTHGTSKISDDRLAEVLNALMDLTPRGIRTHLKLNQPIYQKTASYGHFGRDPETEGGFTWEKTDLVDALRQEFHLKSTTSNHPAKALVV